A genomic window from Ascaphus truei isolate aAscTru1 chromosome 1, aAscTru1.hap1, whole genome shotgun sequence includes:
- the CLRN2 gene encoding clarin-2 translates to MPGCFKKTIFSLASAFSFVSFLLITVAMGTQKWMTGKMLCQTGVDLVNASDPELVKFIGDIYYGLFQGGKVRQCGLGKRWFKFTIFPHLMKKLNTTLHLVIIIFLCTAISFALISFGFCIHNALKVPYRAIKGPAGICLWNLLAGLFIVFAVSSFVAAVKLHQLTERIANFQETVFKIVILEEHYEDSFWLCVASGVTHGVNMLLMAASAIRLPKFKTKTEEANVTAEDIMY, encoded by the exons ATGCCTGGATGCTTTAAAAAAACGATATTCTCTTTGGCTTCTGCCTTTAGTTTTGTGTCTTTCCTGCTGATAACAGTTGCCATGGGAACTCAGAAATGGATGACGGGAAAAATGCTTTGTCAGACAGGAGTTGATTTGGTGAATGCCTCAGATCCGGAGCTAGTAAAGTTTATTGGAGACATTTACTATGGACTCTTCCAAGGCGGGAAAGTACGACAGTGTGGGTTGGGCAAGCGATGGTTCAAGTTCACAA TCTTTCCACATCTGATGAAAAAGCTGAATACCACACTTCATTTGGTCATTATCATATTCCTATGCACAGCCATTTCTTTTGCTCTGATCAGTTTTGGATTCTGTATTCACAATGCACTAAAAGTCCCATATCGAGCAATCAAAGGTCCTGCTGGTATATGCCTTTGGAATTTACTCGCAG GTTTGTTCATTGTGTTTGCGGTCTCGAGCTTTGTTGCTGCAGTCAAACTTCATCAGCTCACGGAACGGATAGCAAATTTTCAGGAAACTGTTTTCAAAATTGTCATTTTGGAAGAACACTATGAAGACTCCTTTTGGTTATGTGTAGCAAGCGGAGTAACTCACGGTGTAAACATGTTACTAATGGCGGCCAGTGCAATACGACTGCCGAAATTTAAGACAAAAACAGAAGAGGCAAATGTAACTGCAGAAGACATCATGTATTAG